The DNA segment CAGATACCAACCCAGAATAATCAAGAACGATTCTTGAAATCATCATTTTCCTTCTCGACCCTTTATACAACTCCTCCAAAGTACACGGCAACATATGCTCCATCGCCTCCGCTTTCCTCAGCCGccctccgccgccgccgccgccgccactACTACTTTTCCCTTTCCCACCATCCAAGCCACCAAAAAACTCCGCAAAAATATCCTCCGGATCCCTCTGGCTAAATTTAAACCCCCTCCCCCCTCCACCACAGGCGAAATCCTTCTCTTTCCAACTCGGCGGCGCATGCAGACCAAAATTAAGCCCTTCTTCCCCGTACAAATCATAGATCTGCCTCTTCCGTGGATCACTCAACACATCATACGCCTCACTTATCTGCTTGAATTTCTCCTCTGCTTCCTTGGTGTTTACCGCATTCTTATCCGGGTGCCATTTCATCGCCATCCTCTTGTAAGACTTCTTCAAATCCTCTTCATTCGCGTTTCTCGAAACTTTCAGTATGTTGTAGTAATCGACACCCATttttacaacaaaagattgctCTTTTAAAGGATGTTGACAATGGAAATGGGCAGCGCGACGGTAGAATAAAGCTCTCCAGAAGATTCCAAGAGGGTTGCGGAGGTGAGACCGGAAATGGGCCGCCTGTGTTCCAGCTGATACACCGCCGTCGGCGCCGGGAGGTTTCCGGTGCGCAATGTAGTGGAGAAGAGAATGTAGTGCTAAGTTACGCGTTGGTGGCGATGTTTTAAAGGAGGTTGTTAAAGTGAAGTGACGGACGTTGGAATACTCTGATACTGAGGCGTGAAATCTTAAGGCC comes from the Henckelia pumila isolate YLH828 chromosome 1, ASM3356847v2, whole genome shotgun sequence genome and includes:
- the LOC140874263 gene encoding uncharacterized protein, producing MGVDYYNILKVSRNANEEDLKKSYKRMAMKWHPDKNAVNTKEAEEKFKQISEAYDVLSDPRKRQIYDLYGEEGLNFGLHAPPSWKEKDFACGGGGRGFKFSQRDPEDIFAEFFGGLDGGKGKSSSGGGGGGGGRLRKAEAMEHMLPCTLEELYKGSRRKMMISRIVLDYSGKPSTVEEVLAINVKPGWKNGTKITFLEKGNHERGATPGDLIFVIDEKPHPIFKRDGNDLIMHQKISLLDALTGKNLSVKTIDGRELVVPISDIIKPGHEMVIQNEGMPISKEPGKNGNLRIKFDVRFPSRLTAEQKSDLRRILGRTTG